A stretch of DNA from Sugiyamaella lignohabitans strain CBS 10342 chromosome B, complete sequence:
AGTTAGCAGAGCTCAGCAGTTAATGGAAGAATGCTGGGCACGCAATGAGCCCTGGACAGGTATTATGGATGACCTTGGATGGGGCCTCGTTTTGGCATGATGTTAGTTCGCAAAGAATTAATCTTTATTTATGTATGTTTATTTTATGTTTTATGACCATTGTTTTTCTACCTGAACAGTTCTCATTCAGGAATGAGGTATGCTTATCTGTTAGGTACCAGCAGCGATATATTCTAATTGTAATACAAATAGTTATTTACAAGGCTTGTATCATTTCTAAACGTTCTTCCCATTCAGGTACGCGACGAAGATTCATATCCAGTGCTaatttctcttcttccaaCTTGAGTCTCTTCTCAGCATCTAGGTCAGTGAAAACATAACCACCACTTCCATCAAACTGAAGAATTAAGTTATGATATTTCCACAGACTCGATCGATGAGAAACCGTCAGCAAAGAAATGCCTAAATCTTTTGCATGCGTATACATAATGGTTTCAATATCTAAAGTTACCGACGAAGTGCATTCGTCTAGAATTGCAAACTTGGGCTTATGATAAAAGAGGCGCGCCATTGCTATTCTTTGTTGAACACCAGTACTGAGGTCCTCTCTCCATTCCCTCTCAACATCCCAGCCTCCTACAGATTGCACGATATCGTCTATTTGAACTATTGCTAAAATCTGTAAGAGCTCTTCATCTGAAACGGTATTTTCTGCTTCGCTGTTGGGATAAATAATCTGTTGCCGAAGGGACCCACGAGAAAGATATGGCCTTTGAGGAATgtaaaaaatatcttcGGATGGTGGTCGAGTTAATGAGCCTCCATGAACAGGCCACAATCCGCCTAATATTCGGAATAGAGATGATTTGCCGCAACCATTTGGTCCCACAATGAGGAGATGATGGCCTTGTTTGACTGAAAATGATAGCTTTTTCACAAGCACATCACCATTCGGAGAAACAATGGGAACTTCATGAAAAACAATATCAGGACCAAGTTGAACTTCACCCTGTCCCCGCAGAGTAATCTCATGGCTCTGTGCTGAGGATTCGGATGAAGATACGAGGTTCTTGTCGTACCGGCCTGAGTTTATATCGTCCATAACATCAAGGAGAGAGCTGACTCTAGCAGTGTATCCAGCCAACTGGGCTACTTCCTTGTATGAAAACATTATTCGGCCAAATGCATCAGAGCTGCTGAGCAACAGACGGCGGTTTGTTACAAACCCTTGCGCTCTGTCGGCGACAACCAGACCGGCACCTCCTGgaattttaaaaaatacTGGAATAGCACATAAAGTAAGTCCTAGAGCCCCCCAGAAATATTTGATAATGAAATCTTCCAAGAACCCATGATAAAGTTTTTTGCGTAGCACATAATTAACATATTTGATTAATGTAAAGTAAGACTTATCCAGAACAGTCTTTTCCACATGATGACCACCATATAAAGCGATCTCCTCTGAGTTTTCAATCAACCGCGAATGCTGGAATCTGTAGTCGCCTTCTAATTGTGCCTCTTCAGCTACATATTTTCCAAATGGAGGTGTCAGGACCCTTAGGACATATGCCGAGAGCTGAATAGCCGACCCAATCAAGAACAGGTTTTCTCCGCCAATGTTCCTAGACAGTTTCCAAGAGTATAAAACCATATCTAGCAAGGGTTTTGCTAGATTAGGATACAGGCTAGAAAGGCTTGTGGCAAATCGTAGCACGTCAACTGTGATAAGTTGGTCGGCATTAGTGATTCGGTCGTCCAAATTGTGAATAGAATAATAAACCGGATTTTCCGAATCAGGTAAGTATTGTTTTAATATATGCTCCGTAAGTCTTGTTCTGTATCTAAGAGCAAGACTACCTTGGAGATATTGTAAGATTGAGTTGGTGAACGTTGCTGGCACAGCTACAACCATCCACCAGACGATGCCCAATAAAAACTCTTTACCTTTGCCtttgataagataagatacGAGCTTACCATCAAGTGTTGCTACGTATAGAGATAGCACTGTACGTAAAATTAGGAACCCAGTCTGAGTTGCCAACAACCAGAATTCTTTACACTTCAAACCACCCGGAAATATAATAGGTATCAACCGTAAGAGTCGTTTGAAAAATACTCTATCTACAGCtacttttttcttctgcttGCTTGAGAAAGAAACTGCTTTCTCATTTGAAGAGACGCTGCTATTTCTCTGTTCTTCGATGGAAATGCGAACCCGGTTTGCCAACGACACCAACAATACAGCATAAATCCCTCGGGAAAAGAGCTTTCTGTTAGAGGAGTAAGCGACAACTGCATCGCCTGCTAGTTTTGACAAGGATGGCATAGCGGATGAATTGCAACAGCTTAATGCTTATTACTCAGATTCGTAGAAGTGGATCGCAGTCAGATTAGAGCTGACACTCAGAGCAGTTCGAGTTACACCCAAGCCTAAGAGAGTAAACTGTCAAAAATCCGATATTTCCTAAAAAGAAATTTTCTATTGACCGTTGAATTATCAAATTACCTGTGAATATCGTCTAGTATTACCTAATATCAGTTACAGGTGTTATTCTGCTCTCCTTCTCAGACAGGATCTCGGTAACTTGCTTTGTGGGGACTGTCAGATAGTGGGCGTTCGGCTGCGGCCATTTCCGCAGTTGCAACCCTTGCCCAAAATCTGGGGAACACGATATTGATAGGCAACGAATGCAGCAGCGATTGTGTGTTTTCGACAACTCGGAAATGCACAAGCGGAGCACAGGTGTCTAAATCAAACCCTGGAAAGTCTAGGTAATCGCCAAGcgtatttatatatttaaaaataatcaacttGTATTCATTAAGACTATCA
This window harbors:
- the PXA2 gene encoding ATP-binding cassette long-chain fatty acid transporter PXA2 (Subunit of a heterodimeric peroxisomal ABC transport complex; required for import of long-chain fatty acids into peroxisomes; similarity to human adrenoleukodystrophy transporter ABCD1 and ABCD2 and ALD-related proteins; mutations in ABCD1 cause X-linked adrenoleukodystrophy (X-ALD), a peroxisomal disorder; complex also includes Pxa1p; GO_component: GO:0016021 - integral component of membrane [Evidence IEA,IEA]; GO_component: GO:0016021 - integral component of membrane [Evidence ISM] [PMID 12192589]; GO_component: GO:0005779 - integral component of peroxisomal membrane [Evidence IDA] [PMID 9395310]; GO_component: GO:0016020 - membrane [Evidence IEA,IEA]; GO_component: GO:0005778 - peroxisomal membrane [Evidence IEA]; GO_component: GO:0005777 - peroxisome [Evidence IEA]; GO_function: GO:0005524 - ATP binding [Evidence IEA,IEA]; GO_function: GO:0016887 - ATPase activity [Evidence IEA]; GO_function: GO:0042626 - ATPase activity, coupled to transmembrane movement of substances [Evidence IEA]; GO_function: GO:0042626 - ATPase activity, coupled to transmembrane movement of substances [Evidence IDA] [PMID 9395310]; GO_function: GO:0017111 - nucleoside-triphosphatase activity [Evidence IEA]; GO_function: GO:0000166 - nucleotide binding [Evidence IEA,IEA]; GO_process: GO:0006200 - ATP catabolic process [Evidence IEA]; GO_process: GO:1902001 - fatty acid transmembrane transport [Evidence IDA] [PMID 9395310]; GO_process: GO:0055085 - transmembrane transport [Evidence IEA]; GO_process: GO:0006810 - transport [Evidence IEA,IEA]), translating into MVVAVPATFTNSILQYLQGSLALRYRTRLTEHILKQYLPDSENPVYYSIHNLDDRITNADQLITVDVLRFATSLSSLYPNLAKPLLDMVLYSWKLSRNIGGENLFLIGSAIQLSAYVLRVLTPPFGKYVAEEAQLEGDYRFQHSRLIENSEEIALYGGHHVEKTVLDKSYFTLIKYVNYVLRKKLYHGFLEDFIIKYFWGALGLTLCAIPVFFKIPGGAGLVVADRAQGFVTNRRLLLSSSDAFGRIMFSYKEVAQLAGYTARVSSLLDVMDDINSGRYDKNLVSSSESSAQSHEITLRGQGEVQLGPDIVFHEVPIVSPNGDVLVKKLSFSVKQGHHLLIVGPNGCGKSSLFRILGGLWPVHGGSLTRPPSEDIFYIPQRPYLSRGSLRQQIIYPNSEAENTVSDEELLQILAIVQIDDIVQSVGGWDVEREWREDLSTGVQQRIAMARLFYHKPKFAILDECTSSVTLDIETIMYTHAKDLGISLLTVSHRSSLWKYHNLILQFDGSGGYVFTDLDAEKRLKLEEEKLALDMNLRRVPEWEERLEMIQAL